The following proteins are co-located in the Paenibacillus sp. FSL H8-0079 genome:
- a CDS encoding SDR family oxidoreductase yields the protein MSTSYTHTAIITGAAGGIGKELARRLAERKINLVLVDLNEEAIQQTITDLNLDKEHVIAVKANVSQEADVKNYVQKALDAFGRIDYFANNAGIEGPTGLIEDLSVEALDMVYNVNIRGVFLGLQNVIPVMKKQKSGAILNTSSLAGLMGAPAVSPYIMSKHAVVGLTRTAANELAPYNIRVNAVLPGTINTRMMRQIEANSGNVEDYQSATVSSIPMGRYGEPEEVAAVMNFLLSEEASYVTASLYTVDGGMVGQ from the coding sequence ATGAGTACATCTTATACACATACAGCCATTATTACAGGAGCAGCCGGAGGCATTGGTAAAGAATTGGCACGTCGCCTGGCTGAGCGCAAAATCAATCTGGTTCTAGTCGACCTGAATGAAGAAGCCATCCAACAGACAATTACCGATCTGAACCTCGACAAAGAGCACGTCATCGCCGTAAAAGCGAACGTATCCCAAGAAGCAGACGTGAAAAACTATGTGCAAAAAGCACTGGATGCGTTTGGCCGAATCGATTACTTTGCAAACAATGCAGGGATTGAAGGTCCAACAGGACTGATTGAAGACCTGAGTGTTGAAGCACTGGATATGGTCTATAACGTCAACATTCGCGGCGTATTCCTGGGTCTGCAGAACGTCATTCCAGTTATGAAAAAACAAAAATCCGGTGCGATTCTCAATACCTCTTCCCTCGCGGGTCTGATGGGTGCACCTGCTGTATCTCCATATATTATGTCCAAACATGCCGTGGTTGGTCTCACTCGTACCGCTGCGAATGAACTCGCACCTTACAATATCCGGGTAAACGCTGTATTGCCAGGCACAATCAACACACGTATGATGCGTCAGATTGAGGCGAATTCCGGTAACGTGGAAGATTATCAATCGGCAACGGTGTCCAGCATTCCAATGGGCCGTTACGGCGAACCGGAAGAAGTCGCTGCCGTGATGAACTTCCTGTTGTCCGAAGAAGCATCCTATGTAACAGCTTCCCTCTACACCGTAGATGGCGGTATGGTGGGTCAATAA
- a CDS encoding HAMP domain-containing sensor histidine kinase yields the protein MFKKLRNRFLIVNLVSISIMMLVAFATIYTITYQNVQRETSMELYKVSDFYHSPYNSSKMPRGEDGGMGTGSGTGSSTGSESLPSDAMGGDNGGPGGDPNSPPARSVSFMIKTDDQWKITDTHSRFDMEDTFYTEALQKVDQNKVGDSERQTGQFALDGTDWAYVVDPSGDGHMIVFIDVTAQQGILTNLIYTFAVVGLVMLIVIYFLSRYFANRSIAPVREAFEKQKQFIGDASHELKTPLAIINTNADVLLANQEDTIANQAKWLHYIKSETERMTGLTNDLLYLTQMDDSRSTMIHAKFNMSDAVESIILPMEAVIFEKNISLDYNIEPNLTVHGNSEQIKQVILILLDNAVKYSGPKGSVNVTLQRQNNDVMLAVSNTGDGIAPEHLDRIFDRFYRTDSSRARKHGGHGLGLAIARSIVDQHKGEVYARSVVGEGATFYVRLS from the coding sequence ATGTTCAAGAAACTCCGAAATCGATTCCTGATCGTGAATCTGGTGTCCATCTCCATCATGATGCTGGTGGCATTTGCGACGATCTATACGATTACGTACCAGAATGTGCAACGTGAGACGAGTATGGAGCTGTACAAGGTATCTGATTTCTACCATAGTCCTTATAATTCATCCAAGATGCCACGTGGTGAAGATGGGGGGATGGGGACAGGCTCTGGTACAGGTTCAAGTACAGGTTCAGAGTCGCTGCCCTCCGATGCTATGGGTGGTGATAATGGAGGACCGGGAGGGGACCCCAACTCACCTCCGGCACGTTCCGTTTCGTTTATGATCAAGACGGATGACCAGTGGAAGATTACGGATACGCATTCCCGATTTGATATGGAAGATACGTTCTACACCGAGGCGTTGCAAAAGGTTGACCAGAATAAAGTTGGTGATTCGGAACGGCAGACGGGGCAATTTGCATTGGATGGAACGGACTGGGCCTATGTGGTTGATCCGAGCGGTGATGGGCATATGATCGTATTCATTGATGTGACGGCACAACAAGGTATTCTTACGAATCTGATCTATACCTTTGCAGTTGTCGGACTGGTGATGCTGATTGTGATCTACTTCTTGAGCCGTTATTTTGCGAATCGCTCTATTGCACCGGTTAGAGAAGCATTTGAGAAACAAAAGCAATTTATCGGAGACGCTTCTCATGAGCTGAAGACACCTCTGGCGATCATCAATACCAATGCTGACGTACTGCTTGCGAATCAGGAGGATACCATAGCAAACCAGGCGAAGTGGCTTCACTATATCAAGTCGGAAACCGAGCGTATGACCGGACTAACGAATGATCTGCTCTATCTGACTCAGATGGATGACTCGCGCTCCACGATGATTCATGCGAAGTTCAATATGAGCGATGCGGTGGAGAGTATTATTTTGCCGATGGAAGCCGTTATTTTTGAGAAAAACATTTCCCTCGACTACAACATTGAGCCGAATCTTACGGTTCATGGGAACAGTGAGCAGATCAAACAGGTCATTCTGATTCTGCTGGATAATGCTGTGAAGTACTCCGGTCCTAAAGGGTCCGTAAACGTTACGCTCCAGAGACAGAATAATGATGTTATGTTGGCGGTGTCCAATACAGGTGACGGCATTGCGCCGGAACATCTGGATCGGATCTTCGATCGATTCTATCGTACCGATTCTTCAAGAGCCCGCAAACATGGTGGGCATGGTCTGGGTCTCGCGATTGCTCGTTCCATCGTGGATCAGCACAAAGGAGAGGTGTATGCTCGAAGCGTGGTCGGAGAGGGTGCTACATTTTACGTGCGGTTGTCGTAG
- a CDS encoding response regulator transcription factor encodes MRILIAEDEVHLAEAVSQILKKNNYSVDMVHDGRSGLDYAQSGIYDLLLLDIMMPEMDGITVLKKLRSEGNHTPVILLTAKGELSDKVTGLDYGADDYIAKPFATEELLARIRAALRRKGEVVPEEGLKFGDIELNTTQLKLSVQGKEIKLNLKENELLELLIARKQAITSKEQIIEKLWGFDSEVEYNNVEVYISFLRKKLTFLNAAVRINTIRGVGYVLEVTS; translated from the coding sequence ATGAGAATATTAATTGCGGAAGATGAGGTTCATTTGGCAGAGGCTGTATCGCAGATTTTGAAAAAAAACAACTACTCCGTGGACATGGTCCACGACGGCAGATCAGGATTGGATTATGCGCAGAGCGGCATCTACGACCTGTTACTACTCGACATCATGATGCCGGAGATGGACGGGATCACCGTCCTGAAGAAACTTCGCAGTGAAGGCAATCATACGCCTGTTATTCTGCTCACTGCGAAAGGCGAACTATCGGACAAAGTCACAGGCCTCGATTATGGCGCCGATGATTATATCGCCAAGCCCTTCGCCACGGAGGAATTGCTGGCACGGATTCGAGCAGCCTTACGACGGAAGGGTGAAGTGGTTCCCGAGGAGGGTCTGAAGTTCGGCGACATTGAGCTGAATACAACCCAGTTGAAGCTAAGCGTTCAGGGTAAGGAGATCAAGCTGAATCTGAAGGAGAATGAACTGCTGGAGCTGTTGATTGCCCGCAAACAGGCGATTACCTCCAAAGAGCAGATTATTGAGAAGTTATGGGGATTTGATTCGGAAGTGGAGTATAACAATGTGGAAGTATATATCTCTTTTTTACGCAAAAAATTAACCTTCCTGAACGCTGCCGTCCGCATTAACACAATTCGGGGTGTGGGGTATGTACTTGAGGTGACGTCCTGA
- a CDS encoding polyphosphate polymerase domain-containing protein, whose product MAIEVFNRYESKYLLTDEQYAHFYNDLLKYMELDAYNKKHEYYSISNLYFDTPQDSLIRASLSKPKYKEKLRLRAYGIPEENAKVYLEIKKKVFGLVNKRRTALKLDEAYEFVRSGQAPELADYMNKQVVEEIKYFLRVYDLEPKVYLAYERKALFDKNSRDLRITFDTNIRSRRYDLKLEQGDYGEPLVKDGRWLMEVKAEKTVPLWLSQLLCEHGLYRTGFSKYGNEYRHLARTTNLNYQTERILVPGTDFNPSTEQDKTIIERERVLYA is encoded by the coding sequence ATGGCTATTGAAGTATTCAACCGATATGAGAGCAAGTACCTTCTGACAGATGAGCAGTACGCACACTTCTACAATGACCTGCTGAAATACATGGAGCTGGATGCCTACAACAAGAAACATGAGTACTACTCCATCAGTAACTTGTACTTCGACACTCCGCAAGATTCACTGATTCGTGCCAGTCTCTCCAAACCGAAATACAAGGAGAAGCTGAGACTGCGTGCTTATGGAATACCTGAAGAGAATGCCAAAGTGTATCTGGAGATCAAAAAGAAAGTCTTCGGCCTGGTGAACAAGCGCAGAACAGCTTTGAAGCTGGATGAAGCTTACGAATTCGTCCGTTCGGGACAGGCGCCGGAACTCGCTGATTACATGAACAAACAAGTTGTCGAAGAGATCAAATATTTCCTTCGGGTATACGATCTGGAACCGAAAGTGTATCTGGCGTATGAGCGCAAAGCGCTCTTCGACAAGAACAGCCGAGATCTCCGCATTACCTTTGACACCAACATTCGCAGCCGCAGATACGATCTGAAGCTGGAACAGGGAGATTACGGTGAACCGCTGGTAAAGGACGGTCGATGGCTGATGGAAGTGAAAGCCGAGAAAACCGTTCCGCTGTGGCTGTCGCAACTGCTTTGTGAGCATGGTCTCTACCGCACCGGATTCTCCAAATACGGCAACGAGTACAGACACCTAGCTAGAACAACCAACCTAAATTACCAGACAGAGCGCATTCTTGTACCAGGTACCGATTTTAACCCATCCACAGAACAAGATAAAACGATTATAGAAAGAGAGCGTGTCCTATATGCTTGA
- a CDS encoding DUF4956 domain-containing protein, whose translation MLDSLFSSALTDTNLTFNNAVITIGLAIILGLVISLTYMKTNQSTYSQSFTLTMVVLPVIVAIIILLIGSNIARAFSLAGAFSIIRFRSAPGDPKDIAYVLFTMASGLACGVGAFGYAVLFTIILCVLMFVLSRFNFGGKKSQLKTLKVTIPENLSYEEALNEVFHKFNVPFDLKKIRTTELGSLYELVYSVTIHESVSQKEFLDAIRTRNGNLDISLTMSPTTEY comes from the coding sequence ATGCTTGATTCACTATTCAGTTCAGCCTTAACCGATACCAACCTAACGTTTAACAACGCCGTCATCACCATTGGTCTTGCCATCATTCTGGGATTGGTCATCAGCCTTACCTACATGAAGACTAACCAAAGCACATACTCCCAGAGCTTCACCTTAACGATGGTTGTCCTGCCCGTCATTGTTGCCATCATCATCCTGCTCATCGGTAGCAACATCGCACGAGCTTTCAGCTTGGCAGGTGCCTTCTCAATCATCCGATTCCGAAGTGCCCCTGGTGATCCAAAAGACATTGCTTACGTATTGTTCACGATGGCTTCCGGTCTTGCCTGCGGTGTAGGCGCTTTTGGATACGCGGTTCTGTTCACCATTATCCTGTGTGTACTGATGTTTGTCCTGAGTCGCTTCAACTTCGGCGGCAAGAAAAGTCAGCTGAAAACGCTGAAAGTCACCATTCCCGAAAACTTGAGTTATGAAGAAGCTCTTAATGAAGTGTTCCATAAATTCAACGTACCTTTTGATCTAAAAAAAATCAGAACCACTGAACTCGGCAGTCTGTATGAGCTGGTCTACAGTGTAACCATTCACGAAAGTGTTAGCCAAAAGGAATTCCTCGATGCGATCCGTACCCGGAACGGCAACCTGGATATCTCGTTAACCATGAGTCCAACAACGGAATATTAA
- a CDS encoding carbohydrate-binding domain-containing protein: protein MKKNMITGSKLWSIAMITSLLAACSSPATTSTTANAATSTTGTTKTVSVSEQTSVKYADLVSLDADDTNISWSEADSTAIKLNGTTATVTGSGAKAANGSVTISEAGTYVLSGELTDGQIVVNVADKGTVHLVLNGATIHDNDSAAIYIQKAGKAVITLEKGTKNTVSDGKTYVYADATTDEPDAAIFSKADLTFNGAGQLTVTGNYNEGITSKDDLKIISGSISVKAADDGIKGKDMVAIQAGTITIEAEGDGIKSTNDTDTTKGYVAIAGGTFDIQSGNDGIQAETALVTDGGTYNIVTGGGSANAPAKVEEGPFGGGGGGGWGGGTPPTDMGTPPDGEPPADMPEMPNNSGTNTGANTNGAAASNSANTTTTTTTDNNADADTATTATESTSAKALKAGTDLTVNGGTYTIDSMDDSLHSNNNVIVNDGTFNIESGDDGIHADQGLTINGGTITIAKSYEGLEGAIITLNDGDVDVTASDDGVNAAGGETETAANTAASTDSATTATDAATTSNISVTETTGTTSTTDQASQGTATTQQGRGSGGMGGAAASNNEFHINGGTLTVNAGGDGLDSNGSINMTGGTVIVNGPTDSGNGALDYDGTFEISGGYLVAAGSSGMAQGTSDASTQNTIVMTFPATQKAGTLVHVQDSEGNNILTFAPAKDYQTVVVSSPDLAKDGSYVIYSGGTSTGKAVDGLYTDGTYSGGTQVVAFQSTSNVTWVNESGVTTANTGMGGPGGGGGQGGFGGGRNRSQSGTTTDTTGTTDSAK, encoded by the coding sequence ATGAAGAAGAACATGATAACAGGTAGCAAACTTTGGTCCATCGCCATGATTACCAGCCTACTCGCAGCATGCAGTTCACCAGCAACCACAAGCACAACGGCCAATGCCGCAACGTCAACGACAGGAACAACCAAAACAGTATCCGTCAGCGAGCAAACTTCTGTAAAATACGCGGATCTGGTCTCTCTGGATGCTGACGATACCAATATTAGCTGGAGTGAGGCAGATTCCACAGCGATTAAGCTGAACGGAACAACTGCAACGGTAACCGGTTCGGGCGCCAAAGCAGCGAATGGTTCGGTAACCATCTCTGAAGCAGGTACTTATGTACTTAGCGGTGAGCTAACGGATGGACAGATCGTGGTTAACGTTGCCGATAAGGGTACCGTACATCTCGTATTAAACGGAGCAACAATTCATGATAACGACAGCGCCGCAATCTACATTCAGAAGGCTGGTAAAGCGGTGATTACGCTCGAAAAAGGAACCAAGAATACTGTTTCCGATGGTAAAACATATGTGTACGCCGATGCGACGACAGACGAGCCCGATGCTGCAATCTTCAGCAAAGCGGATCTTACATTCAACGGTGCAGGTCAATTGACCGTCACAGGTAACTATAATGAAGGTATTACGAGCAAGGATGATCTGAAAATCATTAGTGGTAGCATCAGCGTCAAAGCAGCCGATGACGGGATCAAAGGTAAGGATATGGTCGCCATTCAAGCGGGCACCATTACCATTGAAGCCGAAGGCGACGGTATTAAATCAACCAATGACACAGATACCACTAAAGGTTACGTTGCTATCGCAGGAGGTACCTTCGATATCCAAAGTGGTAACGACGGTATTCAAGCCGAAACCGCACTCGTTACGGATGGCGGCACATACAATATTGTAACGGGCGGCGGTAGCGCCAATGCACCAGCCAAAGTAGAGGAAGGTCCATTTGGCGGCGGTGGTGGCGGTGGATGGGGTGGCGGCACACCTCCAACCGATATGGGCACACCACCGGATGGCGAACCTCCTGCAGATATGCCGGAGATGCCTAATAACAGCGGTACAAATACAGGTGCTAATACAAACGGCGCAGCAGCATCCAACTCTGCCAACACAACAACAACAACAACAACAGATAACAATGCTGATGCGGACACAGCAACAACAGCAACAGAGTCCACAAGTGCCAAAGCACTCAAAGCAGGTACAGATCTTACGGTTAATGGCGGTACGTATACCATTGATTCCATGGATGATTCCCTGCACAGCAACAATAACGTGATAGTTAACGACGGAACATTCAACATCGAATCCGGTGATGATGGCATACATGCCGATCAGGGCCTGACGATTAACGGCGGAACCATCACGATTGCGAAGAGCTATGAAGGACTTGAAGGTGCAATCATAACCCTGAACGATGGGGATGTGGATGTAACGGCATCCGATGATGGCGTAAACGCTGCAGGTGGCGAGACGGAAACAGCTGCGAATACAGCGGCAAGCACAGATAGCGCTACTACAGCAACCGATGCAGCCACGACATCCAACATCTCTGTAACCGAAACGACAGGCACAACATCGACTACCGATCAGGCATCCCAAGGTACGGCTACTACTCAGCAAGGACGTGGATCGGGCGGTATGGGTGGTGCAGCAGCAAGCAATAACGAGTTCCACATTAACGGCGGCACACTCACGGTGAACGCAGGTGGTGACGGACTGGATTCCAATGGTTCCATTAACATGACTGGCGGAACGGTTATTGTGAACGGACCGACGGATAGCGGCAACGGAGCATTGGATTATGACGGTACATTTGAGATCAGCGGTGGATACCTCGTGGCTGCCGGAAGCTCTGGCATGGCACAAGGAACATCCGATGCGTCTACGCAAAATACCATTGTGATGACATTCCCTGCAACGCAAAAAGCCGGAACACTTGTACATGTACAAGACAGCGAAGGCAACAACATTCTGACATTCGCTCCGGCAAAAGATTATCAAACCGTGGTTGTCAGCTCCCCGGATCTTGCGAAAGATGGTTCATACGTGATCTACTCCGGTGGTACGTCTACAGGTAAAGCCGTGGATGGACTCTACACAGACGGTACCTATAGTGGCGGCACTCAAGTGGTTGCATTCCAATCGACTAGTAATGTGACTTGGGTGAATGAATCCGGTGTAACTACAGCCAATACAGGTATGGGCGGTCCTGGTGGCGGCGGTGGACAAGGCGGATTCGGAGGCGGCAGAAACAGATCGCAATCCGGTACAACCACGGACACAACAGGCACTACCGATTCTGCAAAGTAA
- a CDS encoding class I SAM-dependent methyltransferase, whose product MFIVHLIPWLIAVVTLICVISIVLVSWKNGISPMPTSSRVRQVVIQEVNRIPGYGDVLEAGSGWGTLGMDVVRHCPGKRLTGIENSIIPLWSSQLIAYLSVRLRRAKGNKHSLKGRLRFMRGDIYTSSYEHADCVICYLFPGAMTRLLDKFSRELPPGAKVISVCFALPGKEPLRTITCRDALRTKVYVYSF is encoded by the coding sequence ATGTTCATCGTTCATCTAATTCCATGGCTGATTGCTGTGGTGACATTGATATGTGTCATATCCATCGTACTTGTCAGTTGGAAAAACGGAATCTCCCCGATGCCCACATCCAGCCGCGTCAGACAGGTGGTCATTCAGGAGGTAAACCGCATTCCAGGGTACGGAGATGTGCTCGAAGCCGGCTCCGGATGGGGTACATTGGGAATGGATGTTGTAAGGCATTGCCCTGGTAAAAGGCTGACCGGGATTGAGAATTCTATCATTCCCTTATGGTCTTCCCAACTAATTGCCTATCTCAGTGTTCGCTTACGTCGAGCCAAGGGAAACAAACACTCTCTCAAGGGCAGGCTGCGCTTCATGCGCGGGGATATCTACACCAGTTCCTACGAACATGCGGATTGTGTGATCTGTTATCTGTTCCCGGGAGCCATGACCCGGCTTCTGGACAAGTTCAGTCGAGAGCTTCCGCCAGGTGCCAAGGTAATTAGTGTCTGTTTTGCCCTGCCAGGAAAAGAACCGCTACGCACCATTACTTGCCGGGATGCCCTGCGTACCAAGGTGTATGTGTATTCCTTTTAA
- a CDS encoding FHA domain-containing protein, with protein sequence MRETAKIVIRTPGQESDGSFAYVSQGRSITVGRYTGGSELDLSVYNQMISKRHCRIHYDVQQQLWIEDLDSKNGTELNGQRLVPYEKYPFGEGDSLTLVNGLIQLRTEGDLGETREYRVSDLLGEGVRLQDHLQTVQIGEVEIPLSKKEYQLFKLLYSQLDHFVTREQIVAQVWPERSMLESEAVGIDEINSLIYRTNRKLGVHFTIKSVYKKGVYMKSHVPE encoded by the coding sequence ATGCGGGAGACGGCAAAAATCGTCATTCGTACGCCAGGACAGGAAAGTGACGGCTCATTCGCTTATGTAAGCCAGGGTCGCTCCATTACGGTGGGACGTTATACGGGCGGTAGTGAATTGGACTTGTCTGTCTATAATCAGATGATATCGAAGCGGCATTGCCGCATTCATTATGATGTACAGCAACAGCTATGGATCGAGGATCTGGATAGCAAAAATGGAACCGAACTGAACGGGCAGCGCCTCGTTCCCTATGAGAAATATCCGTTTGGCGAGGGAGACAGCCTGACGTTGGTCAATGGCCTGATCCAGCTTCGCACGGAAGGTGACCTTGGAGAGACGAGGGAATATCGTGTGTCGGATCTGCTGGGTGAGGGCGTACGTTTACAGGATCACCTGCAAACGGTGCAGATCGGTGAAGTGGAGATTCCGCTATCCAAGAAGGAGTATCAGCTGTTCAAGCTGCTGTACAGTCAACTGGACCACTTTGTGACAAGGGAACAGATTGTGGCTCAGGTGTGGCCGGAGCGTAGTATGCTGGAGAGTGAAGCGGTAGGGATCGACGAGATTAACTCGCTAATCTATCGGACGAATCGCAAGCTGGGTGTACATTTTACGATTAAGTCTGTGTACAAAAAAGGGGTATACATGAAGTCTCATGTGCCCGAATGA
- a CDS encoding SMI1/KNR4 family protein, which yields MLIKVFKEWSDQNNGRIKILAPTGKMTAMNKFKPGASEDKIKELSEYFSTPLPPDYISFLQLCNGASLFEDPEYGGESFLYSAQDVIHYNEASDNKIVVANILDDRILIDLELWSSGDEQYLLLCESLYSVEHTGSFHSNFETWLERFIISQGEKFWYWKTKRSFEE from the coding sequence ATGTTAATTAAAGTATTTAAGGAATGGTCGGACCAAAATAATGGTCGAATTAAAATACTTGCTCCTACTGGGAAAATGACTGCTATGAATAAATTCAAACCAGGTGCATCCGAAGATAAAATTAAAGAGCTTTCGGAGTATTTTTCTACTCCATTACCTCCAGATTACATAAGCTTTTTACAATTATGTAATGGAGCGTCCTTGTTTGAAGACCCTGAATATGGCGGGGAGAGCTTCTTATATTCAGCCCAAGATGTTATACATTACAATGAAGCATCAGATAATAAGATTGTGGTCGCCAATATTCTTGATGATCGAATCCTAATTGATTTAGAGCTTTGGAGTTCAGGTGATGAGCAATATCTGTTGCTTTGTGAGAGTTTATATTCTGTTGAACATACAGGATCTTTTCACAGTAACTTTGAGACATGGTTAGAACGTTTTATAATCTCTCAGGGCGAGAAGTTCTGGTATTGGAAAACAAAGCGTAGTTTTGAAGAATAA